A DNA window from Arachis duranensis cultivar V14167 chromosome 3, aradu.V14167.gnm2.J7QH, whole genome shotgun sequence contains the following coding sequences:
- the LOC107477532 gene encoding uncharacterized protein LOC107477532, translated as MKFAGYSLGVSFAPIGSNVFAKSFRFPIVGSIYRGNLRSSRLFSASCWREQSNGKNGVVAKQYLPPWFSVAPMMDWTDNHYRTLARLISKHAWLYTEMIAAETIVHQKDNLDRFLAYSPDQHPIVLQIGGSNIENLAKATELANAYCYDEINLNCGCPSPRVAGHGCFGVSLMLDPKFVAEAMSAIAANTNVPVSVKCRIGVDDHDSYDQLCDFIYNVSSFSPTKHFIIHSRKALLNGISPAENRNIPPLKYEYFYGLLRDFPDLTFTINGGISGINEVNAAREAGAHGVMLGRAAYNNPWHILGHVDTAIYGAPRSGLTRRQVLKKYQVYGDSVLGKYGHKPTVRDIVKPLLNLFHSSPGNGLWKRKADAAFRSCTTIESFFEETLVAIPDSVLDSSAVEPPPGRGDLFANIDSLLPPPYRTREEEIVLCA; from the exons ATGAAGTTTGCAGGGTACTCCTTGGGAGTTTCATTTGCTCCCATAGGCTCAAATGTCTTTGCAAAAAGTTTCAGATTCCCAATAGTTGGTAGCATATATCGTGGGAATTTGCGAAGTTCAAGGTTGTTTTCTGCGTCTTGTTGGAGAGAACAATCAAATGGAAAAAATGGGGTGGTTGCAAAACAGTATCTTCCACCTTGGTTTAG TGTTGCTCCAATGATGGATTGGACGGATAATCACTATAGGACTCTAGCACGCCTCATATCGAAGCATGCTTGGCTCTACACTGAGATGATTGCAGCTGAAACGATTGTTCATCAAAAGGACAACCTG GACAGGTTCTTGGCATATTCTCCAGATCAGCATCCCATTGTGCTTCAAATCGGAGGGAGTAATATAGAAAATTTGGCAAAAGCAACTGAACTTGCTAATGCTTATTGCTATGATGAGATCAATTTAAA CTGTGGATGCCCTAGTCCAAGGGTAGCTGGACATGGATGCTTTGGCGTGAGCCTTATGCTTGACCCAAAG TTTGTTGCTGAAGCTATGTCGGCAATTGCTGCCAACACAAATGTACCTGTTAGTGTCAAATGTCGCATTGGAGTGGATGATCATGATTCCTATGATCAGCTAT GTGATTTCATTTACAATGTTTCGTCTTTCTCTCCCACTAAGCATTTCATAATTCACTCAAGGAAGGCATTGCTCAATGGCATTAGCCCAGCTGAAAATCGGAATATTCCTCCACTAAA ATATGAATATTTTTATGGCCTCTTACGTGATTTTCCTGACTTAACATTTACAATCAATGGTGGCATTTCTGGTATTAATGAG GTCAATGCAGCTCGAGAAGCTGGTGCCCATGGTGTTATGCTTGGACGTGCAGCATACAATAA TCCATGGCATATTTTGGGACATGTTGATACTGCAATTTATGGTGCACCACGCAGTGGTCTTACACGCCGTCAG GTACTCAAAAAATATCAAGTCTATGGAGATTCTGTGTTGGGAAAATATGGGCACAAGCCAACTGTGCGAGATATTGTGAAG CCTTTGCTCAATCTTTTCCATTCATCACCTGGAAATGGACTTTGGAAGCGCAAAGCAGATGCTGCTTTCCGAAGTTGCACG ACAATTGAATCATTTTTTGAAGAAACCCTTGTAGCAATTCCTGACTCGGTATTGGATTCGTCTGCTGTGGAACCACCTCCTGGACGTGGTGATCTTTTTGCCAACATAGATAGTTTACTGCCTCCTCCTTACAGAACAAGAGAAGAAGAGATCGTTTTATGCGCTTAG
- the LOC107477533 gene encoding photosystem II 5 kDa protein, chloroplastic: MASSSVTMTASFLGSSALSNRSPVATPRRVVVASAAKAVEGEKMVKVSYEDKEGSNNNGRRNMMFAAAAAAVCSVAGVAVADEPKRGTPEAKKAYAPICVTMPTARICNK; this comes from the coding sequence ATGGCATCATCATCAGTCACCATGACAGCATCATTCCTTGGCAGCTCAGCCCTCAGCAACCGGTCTCCGGTGGCAACCCCGAGGAGGGTGGTTGTAGCAAGTGCTGCCAAAGCAGTTGAAGGTGAAAAAATGGTTAAGGTAAGTTATGAGGACAAGGAAGGAAGCAACAACAATGGAAGGAGGAACATGATGTTTGCTGCTGCTGCAGCTGCTGTTTGCTCTGTTGCTGGCGTGGCTGTGGCTGATGAACCAAAACGTGGCACCCCAGAAGCCAAGAAAGCCTATGCACCAATCTGTGTCACCATGCCTACAGCTAGGATTTGTAACAAATGA
- the LOC107477531 gene encoding uncharacterized protein LOC107477531 gives MTEMETTETNWNVASSSVSVANCVTFESSLSLLNDDNQQQASSSPLFLRSPSPDSSPCEIKICFNTKHELRQVYVRSTARVYEIYTASDLQSSNEYLCTVRCGVASRDGEILRAPNVPHVDGSHRESSEENIKNEDDWVEVKIPECTNSTEISQDLFEATAELNDVSPCISVTLRLLSLQSKGCVYVDEIYIFGDPDDSTDSESQESRNGNSSSGSLMAMFLPTIMQLSKTSGLGHLNAVKKEKQSFSADDLEETQPLDSVTKTQLKGKASIVGPQEVKLKEVNGGWVAPSLPCTSSQVSKLDSDCTAVPSQADTVDSTNCLAPSEVAPAKSNHGCSLGGNIERAFEQLVSRIDRIEQICLGFQEKMALPMSSIEARLQKVEQQLDTLTKKLQNPGSSSCGRCAPEGSFIESDAIDYAFTRENEPEKRELVTEVHISDSANTSQMLPGLIVTAPEFPDGEDEEDNASGQKMGSSCVEVKRSIDDALSSALANFLSTGSSKSPKYTKSLTVKAPDFSSEDEDDRESNNETANNESAHPVDCEKINHIQVLTSSNISLESGAQVDEDSKNEHTEECGQSCSMAGDQEVSVTTSSVADHNPKIGLTNNFEDGQSRELSVYKTDDLFNSGNETSNELLGNQTASGLTSVAQEGSFATLATEVGKKPSHEDIIENVLGFSIASSAVDFETSLLDVKFISQRSPVTDPLLEALLVDTPETNSQDSSGKETGDHLAHKEQEKTDGILSLEEHSNLVSVDDEEAVNPTGTSDAAVEKDYSPLMTGPVNREDDNVPGDHKRKLDEISASSLI, from the exons ATGACGGAGATGGAGACCACCGAAACGAACTGGAACGTTGCTTCGTCTTCCGTTTCCGTCGCCAACTGCGTCACCTTCGAATCCTCACTCTCTCTGTTAAACGACGATAATCAACAACAAGCTTCTTCATCTCCACTTTTTCTTCGCTCACCTTCTCCCGATTCCTCTCCTTGCGAGATCAAGA TTTGTTTTAATACGAAACATGAACTCAGACAAGTCTATGTTCGTAGTACGGCTCGGGTGTATGAGATTTACACTGCATCTGATCTGCAGAGCAGCAATGAGTATCTCTGTACGGTTCGCTGCGGTGTTGCGTCTAGAGATGGTGAAATTCTTCGTGCTCCTAATGTTCCACATGTCGATGGTTCTCACAGAGAGTCGAGTgaggaaaatataaaaaatgaagatGATTGGGTTGAAGTGAAGATCCCTGAATGCACCAACTCAACTGAAATCAGTCAG GACCTTTTTGAGGCTACAGCTGAGCTTAATGATGTCAGTCCTTGCATTTCTGTTACGCTTCGTTTGCTCTCACTTCAGAGTAAAGGCTGCGTTTATGTTGATGAGATTTATATATTTGGTGATCCTGATGATTCAACTGATTCAGAAAGCCAAGAGAGCCGTAATGGAAACTCATCCAGTGGTTCTCTTATGGCTATGTTTCTTCCAACTATAATGCAATTATCTAAGACATCAGGTCTCGGCCATCTAAATGCTGTCAAGAAGGAAAAACAATCTTTTTCAGCAGATGATTTGGAAGAAACCCAGCCACTTGATTCAGTAACCAAAACTCAACTGAAGGGAAAAGCTAGCATAGTTGGTCCTCAAGAAGTGAAGTTGAAAGAGGTGAATGGTGGTTGGGTGGCTCCATCCTTGCCATGCACATCCTCTCAAGTCTCTAAATTGGATAGTGACTGTACTGCTGTACCCTCACAAGCTGATACAGTGGATAGTACTAATTGTCTTGCCCCCTCTGAGGTTGCTCCTGCCAAGAGCAATCATGGTTGTTCTCTTGGTGGCAATATTGAAAGGGCCTTTGAACAGCTTGTATCACGAATTGACAGGATTGAACAAATCTGTCTGGGGTTTCAGGAGAAAATGGCATTGCCCATGAGCAGCATTGAGGCAAGACTCCAGAAAGTTGAGCAGCAACTTGATACCCTGACCAAGAAATTGCAAAATCCTGGATCATCATCCTGTGGAAGGTGTGCTCCTGAAGGCTCTTTCATTGAATCAGATGCTATTGATTATGCTTTCACTAGGGAAAATGAACCAGAGAAGAGAGAATTAGTTACAGAAGTGCATATCTCTGATTCAGCAAATACTAGTCAAATGCTCCCAGGTCTTATAGTTACGGCTCCTGAGTTTCCTGATGGTGAGGATGAAGAAGATAATGCATCAGGGCAAAAAATGGGTTCTTCATGTGTTGAAGTAAAGCGATCAATTGACGATGCTTTATCTTCTGCATTAGCTAATTTTTTATCCACAGGCTCTTCAAAGTCTCCAAAGTATACTAAAAGTTTAACAGTCAAAGCCCCTGATTTTTCTAGTGAAGATGAGGATGATCGTGAGAGTAATAACGAGACAGCAAATAATGAATCAGCTCATCCTGTGGACTGTGAGAAGATTAATCACATCCAAGTGCTGACATCATCCAATATTTCCCTGGAAAGTGGAGCACAGGTAGATGAGGATTCTAAAAATGAACATACTGAAGAATGTGGTCAATCTTGTAGTATGGCAGGAGATCAAGAAGTATCTGTTACAACCAGTTCTGTAGCTGATCATAATCCAAAGATAGGTTTAACTAACAACTTTGAAGATGGTCAAAGCAGAGAACTCAGTGTTTATAAAACGGATGATTTGTTCAATAGTGGAAATGAAACCTCGAATGAGTTGCTTGGCAATCAGACTGCAAGTGGTTTAACTAGCGTTGCTCAGGAAGGATCATTTGCAACACTTGCAACAGAAGTTGGGAAAAAACCTTCCCATGAAGACATTATAGAGAATGTTCTTGGATTTTCAATTGCCTCCTCTGCAGTAGATTTTGAAACCTCACTCCTGGATGTGAAATTCATTTCACAGAGAAGTCCTGTCACTGACCCTTTGCTAGAAGCTCTTCTTGTTGACACACCGGAAACAAACTCCCAAGACTCTTCTGGAAAGGAAACCGGTGATCATCTGGCCCATAAGGAACAAGAGAAGACCGATGGCATTCTTTCACTTGAGGAGCACTCTAACTTGGTTTCAGTAGATGATGAGGAAGCAGTGAATCCCACTGGCACTAGCGATGCTGCTGTGGAAAAAGACTACTCTCCTCTGATGACTGGGCCTGTTAACAGAGAGGATGATAATGTGCCCGGGGATCATAAACGCAAGCTTGATGAAATATCTGCCTCGAGTCTGATATGA